Proteins from one Prevotella sp. E2-28 genomic window:
- a CDS encoding alkaline phosphatase family protein — protein sequence MRRFRFLWIMMLLGMSLSAMAQTKFDERPKLVVGIVVDQMRWDYLSRYYDQFQPDGLKRLINEGYSCNNCLINYVPTVTAIGHTSAYTGTTPAYHGICGNTFYLDGKRVGCVADSTMQTIGSNTTKGKSSPHNLLATTIGDQLRLHTDFKAKVIGVSFKDRAAILPAGRSANAAYWMDNKALCFVSSSYYMQELPDYAKKVNAQMANNKELKTVGQDISLYPLCGHLITDMAIAALKGENLGRNGTTDMLCVSYSQTDAIGHKWATRGEHTDEAYMELDKDIKRLLAALDAQVGHENYLLFLTADHGGAHNWKFMEDHKLGGGKWLYSDFIKQAEAHVAKTLGAKKNVIEDMLDFRLFLNHQSIAEQNLKLDEVKQCLVEFFSTVPNVIQAVDYQKLRTSSLPERIMNMALMGYHPRRSGDILIIAEPNYYEYGDWSSPVGTTHGSWNPYDAHIPLLFYGWHISQGATSREVHINDIAPTICQMLHIQQPNACSGEAILELTK from the coding sequence ATGAGAAGATTTCGTTTTCTATGGATAATGATGCTGCTTGGCATGAGCCTCTCAGCAATGGCACAGACAAAGTTTGATGAAAGGCCAAAACTTGTTGTAGGTATTGTAGTTGACCAGATGCGCTGGGATTACCTAAGTCGCTATTACGATCAGTTCCAACCTGACGGTTTGAAGCGTCTTATCAATGAAGGCTATTCATGTAACAACTGCCTCATTAACTACGTGCCAACGGTAACAGCTATCGGACATACATCGGCATATACAGGCACTACCCCAGCCTATCACGGCATCTGTGGCAACACCTTTTATTTGGACGGCAAGCGCGTGGGATGTGTTGCTGACTCAACCATGCAGACTATAGGTTCCAACACCACAAAGGGAAAGTCATCCCCTCATAATCTATTGGCTACTACAATTGGTGACCAATTGCGCCTGCATACCGATTTTAAGGCAAAGGTTATTGGTGTATCATTCAAAGACCGTGCTGCTATCTTGCCTGCAGGACGCTCTGCCAATGCTGCCTATTGGATGGACAACAAGGCGCTCTGCTTCGTCAGCAGCTCATACTATATGCAGGAACTGCCTGACTATGCAAAGAAGGTGAATGCTCAGATGGCAAACAACAAGGAACTGAAGACCGTTGGGCAGGACATCTCACTCTATCCTCTCTGCGGACACCTTATTACGGATATGGCTATCGCAGCCCTGAAAGGTGAGAACCTGGGACGTAACGGCACTACTGATATGCTTTGCGTGAGCTATTCTCAGACCGATGCCATTGGGCATAAATGGGCTACTCGAGGTGAGCATACTGATGAAGCCTATATGGAGCTCGACAAAGACATTAAGCGTCTGCTCGCAGCCCTCGACGCTCAGGTAGGACACGAGAATTACCTTCTGTTCCTCACTGCCGATCATGGTGGTGCCCATAACTGGAAGTTCATGGAGGATCACAAATTGGGTGGCGGAAAATGGCTCTATAGCGACTTCATCAAGCAGGCCGAGGCTCATGTTGCCAAGACGTTGGGAGCAAAGAAAAACGTGATTGAGGATATGTTGGACTTCCGTCTTTTCCTTAACCACCAATCTATTGCCGAACAGAACCTAAAGCTCGATGAGGTGAAGCAGTGCCTTGTAGAGTTCTTCAGCACAGTACCCAATGTCATTCAGGCTGTTGACTACCAGAAGCTACGCACATCAAGTCTGCCTGAGCGCATCATGAATATGGCACTCATGGGCTATCACCCTCGTCGTTCTGGAGATATTCTCATCATAGCCGAGCCAAATTATTATGAGTATGGCGACTGGTCGTCACCCGTAGGCACCACACATGGTTCATGGAACCCCTACGATGCCCACATCCCCCTACTCTTCTATGGTTGGCATATCAGCCAAGGAGCCACTAGCCGCGAGGTGCATATCAACGATATTGCCCCCACAATCTGCCAGATGCTCCATATCCAACAACCCAATGCCTGCTCTGGTGAAGCCATTCTTGAATTAACAAAATAA
- a CDS encoding 2-oxoacid:acceptor oxidoreductase family protein, with product MKKEIIISGFGGQGVLSMGKILAYSGLMEDKEVTWMPAYGPEQRGGTANVTVIVSDERISSPILSKYDIAVVLNQPSLEKFEPKIKPGGVLIYDGFGIINKPTRKDITVYEINAMDKAAEMKNSKVFNMIILGGLLKVAPVVSDKGVEKALYKTLPERHHGLIPLNMEALKEGAKIIEEVK from the coding sequence ATGAAGAAAGAGATAATTATTTCAGGTTTTGGAGGTCAGGGCGTGCTCTCAATGGGTAAGATTCTGGCCTATAGTGGACTGATGGAGGACAAGGAGGTAACATGGATGCCTGCTTACGGTCCTGAGCAGCGTGGTGGTACCGCCAACGTGACAGTTATCGTTAGCGACGAGCGCATCTCTTCACCAATCCTCAGCAAGTACGATATTGCTGTGGTGCTTAACCAGCCCTCACTAGAGAAGTTCGAGCCGAAGATTAAGCCCGGTGGTGTGTTGATTTATGATGGCTTTGGTATCATCAACAAACCCACGCGTAAGGATATCACCGTGTATGAAATCAACGCTATGGACAAGGCTGCTGAGATGAAGAACAGCAAGGTCTTCAATATGATTATCCTTGGCGGACTCCTGAAGGTGGCTCCCGTTGTGAGCGACAAGGGCGTTGAAAAAGCACTCTACAAGACTCTCCCCGAGCGTCATCACGGTTTGATTCCCCTGAATATGGAGGCTCTGAAAGAAGGTGCCAAGATTATTGAGGAAGTGAAATAA
- a CDS encoding thiamine pyrophosphate-dependent enzyme, with protein sequence MDRNQIVQPENIVCKKPTLMNDNNMHYCPGCSHGVVHKLVAEVIEEMGMADKAVGVSPVGCAVFAYNYIDIDWQEAAHGRAPALATGIKRTWPDRLVFTYQGDGDLACIGTCETIHALNRGENIVIIFVNNAIYGMTGGQMAPTTLIGQKTSTCPYGRDPEIHGYPLKMADIAAQLEGTCYVTRQSVESVASINKAKKALRKAFEASMAGKGSSLVEFVSTCNSGWKLTPAKANEWMKENMFPFYPKGDLKDTTNL encoded by the coding sequence ATGGATAGAAATCAAATAGTTCAACCAGAGAATATCGTCTGCAAGAAGCCGACGCTGATGAACGACAACAATATGCACTACTGCCCAGGCTGTAGTCACGGTGTGGTACATAAACTCGTTGCCGAGGTCATTGAAGAAATGGGAATGGCAGACAAGGCCGTAGGTGTATCGCCTGTAGGTTGTGCCGTATTCGCCTATAATTATATTGATATCGACTGGCAGGAGGCTGCCCATGGTCGTGCACCTGCACTGGCTACGGGTATTAAGCGCACCTGGCCTGATCGCCTTGTGTTCACTTATCAGGGGGATGGTGACTTGGCTTGTATCGGTACATGTGAGACCATTCATGCACTGAACCGTGGTGAGAATATTGTGATTATCTTTGTCAACAATGCCATCTATGGTATGACGGGTGGTCAGATGGCGCCTACTACACTGATTGGTCAGAAGACCTCAACCTGTCCTTACGGACGTGATCCTGAGATTCACGGTTATCCTTTGAAGATGGCTGATATTGCTGCACAGCTGGAAGGCACCTGCTACGTGACCCGTCAGAGTGTAGAGAGCGTGGCTTCTATCAACAAGGCTAAGAAGGCACTGCGTAAGGCATTTGAGGCTTCTATGGCTGGTAAGGGCTCTTCTCTCGTGGAGTTCGTCTCTACCTGTAACAGTGGTTGGAAACTGACTCCTGCAAAGGCTAACGAATGGATGAAGGAGAATATGTTCCCCTTCTATCCCAAAGGCGACCTGAAAGATACTACGAATCTTTAA
- a CDS encoding aldo/keto reductase yields the protein MTKKEQMDMNRRQFLKRLGLGAGSAMALMAMEPLNVLAKNKTEKPAGNHMTYRVQHGSGEQISLLGFGMMRLPNNQDEVNQLVDYAIEHGVNYFDTAPMYMGGQSEVLTGNALSRHPREKFFVATKMSNQNRRTWSFEESKGMYERSMERLKVDHIDYYLLHAIGGGMDSLKGRFLDNGVLDFLLKEREAGRIKHLGFSYHGDVRDFDWLLDRQEEYHWDFVQIQMNFLDWRHASMRGGRRSDADAEYLYGKCEKLGVQCVVMEPLRGGAFGRMAQELTDQLKAIHPDDSTARWAFRWVGSHNNILTTLSGMNRMDHLEDNIKTFSPLDPCTEQENRLLAEIADQMSGIPTIPCTTCEYCMPCPYGVNIPANFAAYNEAVNSHLLPLPHKEAADYAERQQQFIDSYKKALPDEKTWASKCQDCEVCLSKCPQQIRIPNQMARIVETLRKR from the coding sequence ATGACAAAGAAAGAACAAATGGACATGAACAGACGACAGTTTCTGAAGCGACTGGGCTTAGGGGCTGGTTCGGCTATGGCCTTGATGGCTATGGAACCACTAAATGTGCTAGCTAAGAATAAAACAGAGAAGCCTGCGGGAAACCATATGACCTATCGTGTGCAGCACGGCTCTGGCGAACAGATTTCGCTGTTGGGCTTTGGCATGATGCGCTTACCCAATAATCAAGATGAGGTAAACCAACTGGTAGATTATGCAATAGAACATGGCGTAAACTATTTCGACACAGCACCTATGTATATGGGCGGACAGTCGGAGGTACTCACAGGTAATGCACTAAGTCGTCATCCGCGTGAAAAGTTCTTCGTAGCTACAAAGATGTCAAACCAAAACCGACGCACTTGGTCGTTCGAAGAATCAAAAGGTATGTACGAGCGGTCAATGGAGCGCCTGAAGGTGGATCATATAGACTACTACCTGCTGCACGCCATTGGTGGCGGTATGGACTCGCTAAAAGGCCGCTTCCTGGATAACGGTGTGCTTGACTTCCTGTTGAAAGAGCGCGAGGCTGGACGCATCAAGCACCTAGGATTCTCATATCATGGCGATGTGCGTGACTTCGACTGGTTGCTGGACCGTCAGGAGGAATACCACTGGGATTTTGTGCAGATTCAGATGAACTTCCTAGACTGGCGCCACGCTTCCATGCGCGGTGGACGTCGTTCTGATGCCGATGCAGAATATCTCTACGGGAAATGCGAAAAGCTAGGCGTGCAATGCGTGGTGATGGAGCCGCTACGTGGTGGTGCCTTCGGACGCATGGCACAGGAACTGACAGACCAATTGAAGGCCATTCATCCAGATGACAGCACTGCTCGCTGGGCTTTCCGCTGGGTGGGCAGTCATAACAACATCCTGACCACACTGAGCGGCATGAACCGCATGGACCACCTGGAGGATAACATCAAGACGTTCTCGCCACTGGATCCCTGTACAGAGCAAGAAAACAGACTGCTAGCTGAGATTGCCGACCAGATGTCGGGCATTCCCACCATTCCTTGTACCACCTGCGAATACTGTATGCCTTGCCCCTACGGTGTGAATATCCCTGCCAACTTTGCAGCCTACAACGAAGCTGTGAACAGTCACCTGTTACCCCTACCCCACAAAGAGGCAGCTGACTACGCAGAGCGTCAACAGCAATTTATTGACAGCTACAAGAAGGCACTGCCCGATGAAAAAACATGGGCATCAAAATGTCAGGACTGCGAGGTCTGCCTGTCGAAATGTCCACAGCAGATACGCATTCCCAACCAGATGGCTCGCATCGTAGAGACGCTGAGAAAAAGATAA
- a CDS encoding histidine-type phosphatase produces the protein MKRVLTILMLGITITINAQNAREEIKSNPWLAGSNYLDYDRQLPDFKYTKAPKGYVPFYFTHYGRHGSRWLIGKDDYERVLRPLRKANEQGKLTSEGKKTLELLEQFNKTTNKRLGDLTTVGERQHHGIGKRIAKHFPEIFLTKNLAIDARSTVVTRCVLSMVAECEELMAANPTARIHNDVSESLQYYLNQGHEGKVREASRHIDRDKMNAFSDSKTHPERLMKVLFNDAKWAADSVRQNSLMRNLYEVVINMQSHDDGFNMLNLFTEEERYDMWCIANASWYVRYANSPMSDNMMPFSQYNLLRNFIETADTCVALGKPQATMRFGHEVCVLPLACLMELGNSNASIEDLNELDKKWQNYKIFPMGCNIQLIFYKPKNGKGDILVKALLNEREVTLPVTATSTPYYYKWSDLRQYWTKKLDSFKN, from the coding sequence ATGAAAAGAGTATTAACCATACTTATGCTGGGCATTACCATAACCATCAATGCCCAAAACGCTCGTGAAGAGATCAAATCTAATCCTTGGCTGGCAGGTTCTAACTATCTGGACTACGACCGTCAGTTGCCCGACTTCAAATACACCAAGGCACCTAAGGGCTATGTACCTTTCTATTTCACCCACTATGGACGCCACGGTTCACGTTGGCTCATCGGCAAGGATGACTATGAACGCGTACTGCGACCTCTGCGTAAGGCTAACGAACAGGGGAAGCTGACAAGCGAAGGAAAGAAGACACTGGAGTTACTAGAGCAGTTCAATAAGACCACCAATAAACGTCTGGGCGACCTAACTACCGTTGGTGAACGTCAGCATCACGGCATAGGTAAGCGTATTGCGAAGCATTTCCCTGAGATCTTCTTGACGAAGAACTTGGCAATCGACGCAAGAAGCACCGTGGTAACTCGCTGTGTCCTGTCTATGGTGGCTGAGTGTGAGGAACTGATGGCAGCTAATCCTACTGCACGTATTCACAATGACGTCAGTGAGAGCTTGCAGTACTACCTGAATCAAGGACATGAAGGTAAGGTTAGAGAGGCTAGCAGACATATCGACAGAGACAAGATGAACGCATTTTCTGATAGCAAGACACACCCAGAGCGACTCATGAAGGTACTCTTTAACGATGCAAAATGGGCTGCAGACAGTGTACGTCAGAATTCTCTGATGCGTAACTTATACGAGGTAGTCATTAACATGCAGAGCCATGACGATGGTTTCAATATGCTAAACCTCTTCACTGAAGAAGAACGTTATGACATGTGGTGTATCGCCAATGCTAGTTGGTATGTGCGTTATGCGAACTCTCCTATGTCGGACAATATGATGCCTTTTAGCCAGTACAATCTGCTGAGAAACTTCATTGAGACTGCCGATACTTGCGTAGCACTTGGAAAGCCACAGGCCACTATGCGATTCGGGCACGAGGTCTGCGTTTTGCCACTGGCCTGCCTGATGGAACTAGGTAATAGCAATGCTAGCATCGAAGACCTGAACGAACTGGACAAGAAATGGCAGAACTACAAGATTTTCCCTATGGGCTGCAATATCCAGCTCATCTTCTACAAGCCCAAGAATGGTAAAGGTGATATTCTGGTGAAGGCCCTGCTCAACGAGCGTGAGGTAACACTACCTGTTACAGCTACCAGCACCCCATATTATTATAAGTGGAGCGATTTGCGCCAGTACTGGACAAAGAAACTTGATAGTTTTAAGAATTGA
- a CDS encoding tetratricopeptide repeat protein, with protein sequence MKKFLLALMLIVGLGANAQSADKLYEEGKKLYDQELYKEAVPKLQAAADKGHYKAQYRLGRCYDKGDGVKENDQKAFELYLKSAKQDYAKAMYQLGRCYMKGKGVAANQEEAKKWLKRAISDIKHGDEILKDLRKAKADGEEATKILTLLGKNK encoded by the coding sequence ATGAAGAAATTCCTCCTTGCACTGATGCTTATAGTGGGCTTAGGTGCCAATGCCCAGAGTGCTGATAAACTCTATGAAGAGGGTAAGAAACTTTACGACCAAGAGTTGTATAAAGAGGCTGTGCCAAAACTTCAGGCAGCTGCCGATAAAGGCCATTACAAGGCGCAATACCGTCTTGGACGTTGCTACGATAAAGGCGATGGTGTGAAAGAGAATGATCAAAAGGCTTTTGAACTGTACCTGAAATCAGCCAAACAGGACTATGCCAAGGCAATGTATCAACTGGGCAGATGCTATATGAAAGGCAAGGGCGTAGCTGCAAACCAAGAGGAAGCCAAGAAATGGCTGAAGCGTGCCATCAGCGATATCAAGCATGGAGACGAGATTCTGAAGGACCTACGCAAGGCTAAGGCCGACGGCGAGGAAGCCACAAAGATACTCACACTTCTAGGCAAAAACAAATAA